The DNA region GTCGCTGGTGTAGGTCTCGGTCTGGCCGGAGCGCTCGTCGAGCACCTCGACGGTCCAGACGCCCTGCTCACTGGACCAGCTGGTCTTGGTGACCTTGCGGCCGAAGCGAATGTGATCGGTGACGCCGTATTCGGCGGCGGTGTCCTCGATGTACTGGCGGATGTGCGGTCCGTCGGCGAGCACCTTGGTGCCGTGCCACGGCCGGAAGCCGAAGCCGAAGGTGTACATGTCCGAGTCGGACCGGATGCCGGGGTACTTGAACAGGTCCCAGGTGCCGCCGATGGCGGTCCGGCGCTCCAGGATCAGGTAGCTGCGCCCGGTCTTCTCCCTGGTCAGGTGGCAGGCCATGCCGATACCGGACAGGCCCGCGCCGATGATCAGTACGTCGACATGCCGCGTCATGGGGAACTCGCTTCTGGTCGGTCGCGCCCGGACACCGGCGTCCGGGCGCTCCGAGTATTACATGTTATTTATAGTAACGTCTACTGCCCGCCGGTCAGGGAAGCCCAACTCTCGGGACTCTCAGGGGCTTCGCCCCCGAACCCCCAGAAATCAGGCCGCGCGGACTTGCCCTGGCCGATCCGGTTCCGACCGATAGCGGGTCGTGGGCACCACCGATACCCAGCGCCTTCCACACCCGCTTGGACACCGGGTTCATCAGGCCGATCCGGTGCGCCAGCGTGCGCACATCGCCGAAGAAGCCCGCGAACGCCTCCTTCGACTCGGCCAGCCCGAAGAAGACCTCCTTGCGCACCGACCGCGGGATGTCGAACTCCTCGAAGAACGCGCGCGGCGGAATCAGGATGGCCCGCCCGCCGATCCACATGACGATCGGGAAGGCCAGCGACAACACGAACTTGTCGAACGGGTTGGCCTGCGGCACATGGTGTTCCAGGAACTCGTGAGCGAAGGAGATGTGGCGGGCCTCCTCGGCGATGTGAATCGCCATGACGCCGCGCATGATCGGATGAATGTCCTCGCCGGCGCGCAGGATCGCCTTCTGAATGTGGTCGATCGGCTCCTCACCCGACAGCACGGCCATGAAGAACAGATTCGGGAACACCGAGGCCAGCGGCGGCACCAGGTAGGTGAGCTGCTTGAGGATCGTGCTCATGCCGGGCACATCGATCCCGATGCGGTTCACCATCTCCTGGAACATCAGGGTGTGATTGCACTCCTCGATGACCTCGTGGGTGCAGTAGCGGAACTCCGGCGAGCCGTTGGGCAGCTTGAAGGTGTGCTGCACCATGCCGCCGATGAGCAGGGTCTCGAACTGCAGGCCGACCTTGGCGATATTGGCCTGCCGCCACAGCCCGATGGCGATCTTGCGAGCCTCGGACTGGGCCTGATACCAGGGATGCCGCGCGAACATGTCGCCGGAGACGGGCAGAATCCACCGCTTTTCATCCTGGCTGACCGCGAAATCGGGGTGATCCCAATCGATATCGGTGAACGGATCGAAATTCTTGTCGACGGACCCCTGCGAGAGCAGCATGAGCTTCTCGGCGTACTGCCGGGCAAGCGCGACCGGGGTCGTCCGTCACGTGTGCTGACGTCATTGTCAGAGCCTCTCGGAAAGTGACCTAAGTATCTATTCCTCAGGGTTACACCTACATTGGCCGCGCGTCAACAAGAATCTGCGGTCACCGATCGGCGAACCGCGAGGGTACCTGCGCGAGCACATATGGTGAAGGCATGCTCGACACCCTGATCCTCGGCCTGCTGGCACTCCGCCCGCTGTCCGGCTACGACCTGGGTAAATGGATGGACGGCCCCGGCCGGTTCATCGGCTACCGGGTGACGTTGCCGCAGGTGTACCGCACCTTGGGCAAGCTCGTCGAGCGCGGGCTGGTCGAGTTCGAGGTCGAGACCCGCGAGGGCAAACCGGACGCCAAGGTCTACCGGCTCACCGGCGACGGCCGGCAGAGCCTGCTGGACTGGGCTCACTCCCCCTATGTGCCCGCACCCCGGCCCATGGATCCCGATTTCATGATGCGATTCCTGCTGGCGGGAGTCCTCGGCCGGGACATCGCCATCGAGGTCCTGCGAACCGAATTGGACTACCGCCGCGACCAGGTGCGTACACCCACCCGGATCGACGAGCTGACCGGCGCGCTCGCACCCATCGACGCCATCGATCCGGGCTGGGCCGGACAGGTCCTGCGCGCCGCCCACGACCAGGGCCGGGCCTCGACCGCCGGGTATATCGGCTGGCTCGAAGTGACCCTCGCCGATTTCGAGAACCGCGACTGACCTACCGCGCGACGATCACGCCCCGGCCGGCGGACAACGCAGTACGGCCTGCGAGTACGCGGGCAGGTCGAGGACATCGGAAACCGCTGTACTGGTTTCGGATACCGTGTCGCCGGCGACAAAGGCCGGTGCGGCCGTCGGGGACGCGTGGTAGATCCGTACGTCCTGCGCACCGATCAGACTGGGCGGCAGGGCAATACGCAGCGGCCGATCCGAGGTGTTGATCAGGACGGCGCGGGTGCCGCCGGCGGAGGTCAGTTCGGCGCCGGTGAACGCCTCGGCGGCACCGGCATACACCGGAGTCAAGAGAGCCGCGGAGATCTCGACTCCGCGGTCCAGCCGTAATGCGCGCACGGTCGTCCCGGCCTCGAGGCAGTGGTAGATCGGAGTCAGTGCGACGTTCAGAGCGGTGCGCCCGAACCGCGAGGAACCACCCGAACCATCCGAGATCAGTGCGTGTACGGCCTGATTGGTGGTGCCACCCCCGCCGGTGTCGGCGCTGGGCGCGCCATTCAGCGCGCAGTGCATGACCGCCAGGTCCGCACGCGGATCGAGCAGTGCGCGCAGCGCGAAGGAGGCGACGCTCAATCCGACGGCCCAGGTCTGCTGGACCGCGGGCAGTCGATCCAACGGCGCGACGGCCTCCTTACCCATCTGGTTGTATTCGGTGAACCACGCCCGCATACCCGACGGCAGCTCGGGCAACACCTTGCCGGCCAGCCCCGTCCACGTCACCACACCGCCCGCGGCGGTGGAGGAGATGTCGGCCGCGAGCGGATCGACAATCCAGTACGGGTGGAAGACGGCGGCATCGGCATCGCGAATCGTTTCGTACAGACCGCGATTCCATGAGCCCATCCGCGTCCCGGCCAGTACGCCTGCGGGCGAGGAATCATCGACAGCCGAGACGCCGATGCGCACATCGGGAAACTCGCGCCGGATGACGGTGATCCAATCGTTCATGACGCCCGCATAATCCGCACCCGTGGGATAGCGGTCGATGTAGGCCCGCATCGGTGCCCACAGCTCGTTGCCGAGTTCGACATACCGGACGGGCATTCCGAGCCGCCGGGCCTCGCGGAGCATGTCCAGCTGGTCGTCGAGGGTCGAGGTGACCACATTGAGGTCGAAGATCGGCACCGCGCCGATCCGCTGGAGGATTCCGGACCAATCGGCGAGCGCGAGCGGGGGACGTCCGTCATTGCGGCCGGCGAAGCCACCCCCGTCCCGCTCGTCGAAACGTCCGGTGCGCCAGTCGATCCACTGCGATGTGGTGCCGCCCTGCACGCGGATCAGGCCCGGTCCGACCGCGGCGAGCGCGCCCTGAAAAACCGGATCGCGCCACTGCCCGGCGTTTTCCGCCGAAATGATGCGAGCGCCGTTGACCCCGAAGAAGTCCCGATCGGCGTGCGCGACATCTGGTCGGCGGTGAGCCGGTACGTGCCCGGACCGGGGTCGGCCGTGGCGGCGGGAGCGGCCGCGAGGGCCACGCCGCCCAGCAGACCGAGTCCGAAAGTTCTCCGGCTGATGCCGCCGCCACGCGACGGATTCGAATCCCACATGGCGGCACTACTTTCCGTTGTCATTGGCGGTGCAGCGGACACCGGGATGGCGCACCGGGTCGAGAGCATGGAGGACCAGGTCGACGGTCCGAGGGTCGGTGGAGCCTGCCAGGTGGCCGGTGTGATCCTCGGGGCAGCCGTCCTGGACCAGGATGTTGGTGACGCCCGGCGCGTCGATGAACGCCGTGGTGTACGGCGTGACGATCTGGTCGTACGCGGTGGCGGTCATGACATAGCGGACGCCGGGGGCGACCATCGGACCGCTGTTGAGCCGCGTCAGGTACGACGACCCCGCGATCATGTCGGCCATCGCCGGCGAAAGAAATGGAAGCCCTTGCGGCACAGCCGACCCGGTGGGCAGGGTGAGATGCAGGCCCGCGGGACTGGTGCCGTGCTGTGGTCCGCTCACGGCGACGACCGTCCGAATCGGATTCACCGCGCGGGCGGCGAATTGCAGGCTGACGGCACGGGCGATCAGCGCACCCTGCGACTTGCCGACCAGATCAAGGGAATCCACCTGATTCACCGCGCGAATCCGGCCGACGGCGGCGGTGAAGTAGTCCACCGAGGTCGAGAGCGGTTCGTCGGAGTCGTAGTCGAGGCCGTACACGCAGCGACCGTCATCGAGCAGCGCCTGCCGCACAGGTCCGAGACTCTTCTCCACATCGGCGTGCGTGCCGTGGATCAACAAGACGGGTGAGTCGGCGCGGGCGTTCGCGGGACAGGCGGCCAGGGAGTCGAGCGGGGTGCTGCCCGCGGGTTCAGCAGTGGCCGCGCCCACGGTCCAGCCCATGATCGCGAGCGCGGCGACGATGCCGCTGAAAGTGCGCACAAGGTCCTCCTGGATAGCAGTGCACGCACATATCTATCAGCAGGCCACCCCTGATGTCATCGGCAAAATCAAATTCTTAATATGTGCACACACACTTATGTCCAGAATCGAGGTGCAAGTCCCCACGCCTCGAATTCATCGGCAACGTGGTCACGCAGGGCCGCGCGGGTCGGGAAGCGGTCCGGATCCCCGCCGGTGATGGCGAGAGTGACGGTGTCGCCGTCGCTGGACCACGACAGGTTCAGGCCGACCTCGACGCGACGGAAGAGCTCGGTGTCGCCGGTGCAGACGACCGGGCGCATGAGCACCGAGCGGGCGCGGACACCGGCGATGGTAGCCACTCCCTGGCCGGTCTCGCCGAGATTCGTGCACAGGCATTCCGGAGCCTTGGCGGTGCGGGAGAAGAAGCCGAGGACCGGCTTCGGCAGCATCATCTGGACCGGTTGCAGGTGCTGCAATGCGGGGGTGGTGGCGGGATCGGCGTAGGCGCGAGCCGCACGCTTGATGGCGATGCGCACCTGGCGCAGGTTCGTGCGCTCGCCCTTGCAGCAGGGCACGGCGATGGGTAGGCCGGTGGTGGCGTTGCCGCGGGGATCGTCGATTCCGCGCAGGGAATGCGGGATATCGACCCGGACCTGGGTTCCGCCTTCGATGCGGCCGCTGCGGCCCAGCAGGCCGACGGCTACACCGACCATGAGGCCGTTGTCGGTGCCGTCGTGGGCGGCGGCGACGGAGTTCCATTCGGCCGCATCGACTTCCACCACCAGGTCGGCGGGGGAATGGCGATCCGGCAGTGGGAGTCGCGGTTCGGCGGGGCGCGGGTTGCGGTCGGGCTCTCGGACTTCGCGGGCTTTCACCGCGGCACGGATGCCCCGGGCGGCGGCGCGCAGCTGACCGATAGCGTCGGCGAGGTGGGCGCGCGACAGGCCGCCGACGGGGTTCGAGCCCACCAGGCGGCCCGAACTCGTTGCGATATCGGGTGTTTCACCGGCATCGAGTCGGCGCAGGGCATCGCCCAGGGCGAAGAGCACCGCTCCGCCGTCCGCGCCCACATGCGATGTGACCAGAGACAGCAGGGTGCCACCCGAGGTCGTGGGTGCGACCGACAGTCGCCAGACGCGGCCGGTGACCGGGTCGAATTCCACCTTGCTCTGTTCGAAAAGCCAATCCAGGACTCCGGTTTCGGGTACCGGGCGCTGCTGCACGGCCAGCGGCTCGGCCGTGGTGGCCGGTACCCACCACGGCCGGGCGAAGGGCACCGCGGTGGTCATCACCCGGCGGGCCAGGAACCCGTTCGCGAGGTGGGCGTGCAGGCGTTCCAGCACAGCGGGATCCAGCGTTTCGTCGAAGCGCCAGGCCAGCTGGTTGACCAGGGCGGTGCCGTACAGGTCGTGCAGCTTCAGGAACAGGTCGTCGTCGGCGGTGAGCCGGTTCAGGGCGGCGGGCATGACGGGCTCCGGATCACTGGGCACGCAGGGTGCGAACGGTCAAGGGCGCGAACACGATCGCGACGACCAGCGCGGAACCCACCGACCAGGCGAAGTCGGAGCCGATCGAACCGGAATCGGCGAGGGTGCGCACGGCCGCCACCAGATGCGAGACGGGGTTGTAGTCGGAAACGTGGCGCAGCCAGGCGGGCATGGCGGCCACCGGGACCAGGGCGTTGGAGGCGAAGCTGGCGAAGGTCAGTACCAGCATCGACATACCCTGCACCGCGGCGGGTTTGGCCACCGTCACGCCGATGAAGGCGAACAGCCAGCTCATGGCGGTGGTGGCGAACACCACCAGCACCGCCCCCAGCGCCAGGCCCAGCGGATGATCCGGGCGGTAACCCATGCCGAAGCCGACCAGCAGCACCATGAGCGCGGCGATCACATAGCGGGTCGCGCCCGCCAGTAGAGCCCCG from Nocardia tengchongensis includes:
- a CDS encoding ABC transporter permease, which codes for MTILSDTPVLVHPTARIARRPRITHVGLRAGLAQSLFMAQRGLLTFRHSPQLLYDAVLLPIVGPLLFGSVFGKAIAGSLDAYLPTLIPGVLVQIVLTSSVAMGVQLSEDIRSGVFDRFVSMPIARFAPVAGALLAGATRYVIAALMVLLVGFGMGYRPDHPLGLALGAVLVVFATTAMSWLFAFIGVTVAKPAAVQGMSMLVLTFASFASNALVPVAAMPAWLRHVSDYNPVSHLVAAVRTLADSGSIGSDFAWSVGSALVVAIVFAPLTVRTLRAQ
- a CDS encoding diiron oxygenase is translated as MLLSQGSVDKNFDPFTDIDWDHPDFAVSQDEKRWILPVSGDMFARHPWYQAQSEARKIAIGLWRQANIAKVGLQFETLLIGGMVQHTFKLPNGSPEFRYCTHEVIEECNHTLMFQEMVNRIGIDVPGMSTILKQLTYLVPPLASVFPNLFFMAVLSGEEPIDHIQKAILRAGEDIHPIMRGVMAIHIAEEARHISFAHEFLEHHVPQANPFDKFVLSLAFPIVMWIGGRAILIPPRAFFEEFDIPRSVRKEVFFGLAESKEAFAGFFGDVRTLAHRIGLMNPVSKRVWKALGIGGAHDPLSVGTGSARASPRGLISGGSGAKPLRVPRVGLP
- a CDS encoding PadR family transcriptional regulator → MLDTLILGLLALRPLSGYDLGKWMDGPGRFIGYRVTLPQVYRTLGKLVERGLVEFEVETREGKPDAKVYRLTGDGRQSLLDWAHSPYVPAPRPMDPDFMMRFLLAGVLGRDIAIEVLRTELDYRRDQVRTPTRIDELTGALAPIDAIDPGWAGQVLRAAHDQGRASTAGYIGWLEVTLADFENRD
- a CDS encoding triacylglycerol lipase; this translates as MRTFSGIVAALAIMGWTVGAATAEPAGSTPLDSLAACPANARADSPVLLIHGTHADVEKSLGPVRQALLDDGRCVYGLDYDSDEPLSTSVDYFTAAVGRIRAVNQVDSLDLVGKSQGALIARAVSLQFAARAVNPIRTVVAVSGPQHGTSPAGLHLTLPTGSAVPQGLPFLSPAMADMIAGSSYLTRLNSGPMVAPGVRYVMTATAYDQIVTPYTTAFIDAPGVTNILVQDGCPEDHTGHLAGSTDPRTVDLVLHALDPVRHPGVRCTANDNGK